In Polaromonas sp. JS666, one genomic interval encodes:
- a CDS encoding extracellular solute-binding protein — MIRKHLWIFAFSAVALSACGKKEEAPAVATPAAPASAAVAVNTEEKVLNVYNWPDYVAKDMVANFEKETGIKVNYQTFENNEALHAKLVAGNTGYDIVVPGAVFAKPQIDGGLLMKLDKSKISNYGNLDSPIMEKLATIDPGNAYLVPWAWSFTTVGINKAKVAKALGSTPMPENAWELVFNPVYTAKLKSCGIAFLDSPTEVIPPAMHYLGKNAYSNDPADHKAAAAMLAKVRPHIRMFSSTMIDDLAGGKACVALAWAGDINIARGRAIENKSGNDVQALLPSTGGLIFFDTLAIPKDAKHPNNALAFINYSLRPEVSASLTNELGYATANKASLASVKPEIAQDKAVFPDAANLQKMVSPASFSNEARESMSNVFTLFKKGS; from the coding sequence ATGATAAGAAAGCATTTGTGGATTTTTGCCTTTTCTGCGGTGGCACTGAGTGCCTGCGGCAAAAAGGAGGAGGCACCTGCGGTTGCAACGCCGGCCGCCCCGGCCAGCGCGGCTGTGGCGGTGAACACCGAAGAGAAGGTGCTCAACGTCTACAACTGGCCGGACTACGTCGCCAAGGACATGGTGGCTAACTTCGAGAAGGAAACGGGCATCAAGGTCAATTACCAGACCTTTGAGAACAACGAAGCCCTGCACGCCAAGCTGGTGGCCGGCAATACCGGCTACGACATCGTCGTGCCCGGCGCCGTGTTTGCCAAGCCGCAAATTGATGGCGGGCTGCTGATGAAGCTGGACAAGTCCAAGATCAGCAACTATGGCAACCTCGACTCGCCCATCATGGAAAAGTTGGCCACCATTGACCCGGGCAACGCCTACCTGGTGCCCTGGGCCTGGAGTTTCACCACGGTGGGCATCAACAAGGCCAAGGTCGCCAAGGCGTTGGGCTCAACACCCATGCCTGAAAACGCCTGGGAGCTGGTGTTCAACCCGGTCTATACGGCCAAACTGAAGTCCTGCGGTATCGCCTTCCTGGATTCGCCGACCGAGGTGATTCCACCGGCCATGCACTACCTGGGCAAGAACGCCTATTCGAACGATCCGGCCGACCACAAGGCCGCGGCCGCCATGCTGGCCAAGGTACGCCCGCACATCCGCATGTTCTCCAGCACCATGATTGATGACCTGGCCGGTGGCAAGGCTTGCGTGGCGCTGGCTTGGGCCGGGGACATCAACATTGCCCGTGGCCGCGCGATTGAAAACAAGAGTGGCAACGACGTCCAGGCGCTGTTGCCCAGCACCGGTGGCCTGATTTTCTTTGACACCCTGGCTATTCCCAAAGATGCCAAGCACCCGAACAACGCTTTGGCGTTCATCAACTACTCCCTGCGCCCCGAAGTGTCTGCCTCGCTGACCAATGAACTGGGCTACGCCACGGCCAACAAGGCCAGCCTGGCCAGCGTCAAGCCGGAAATCGCCCAGGACAAAGCCGTGTTCCCCGATGCAGCCAACCTGCAGAAAATGGTCTCTCCCGCCAGCTTCAGCAACGAAGCGCGGGAATCCATGAGCAACGTCTTTACCCTGTTCAAAAAAGGCAGTTGA